A segment of the Aureliella helgolandensis genome:
ATTTTCCGGTGTCAGTATGTTGCACGTGATTATCTTTGCTTTTGTGTTTGGTACCAAAGCCTCTACCGGTGTGCTCCTGCCGATGCTGGTTGTGGGAGATTTTTGCGCGATCTACTTTTTCGGTAAGAAAGCCAATTGGCCGCAGGTGCGCAAATTGCTCCCCCCTACCCTCATCGGCGTCGTGCTGGGAACATTGCTAATGGGGCAGCTCGATGAAGCCGTATTCAAGCCGCTGGTGGGAACTATTATCTTGGGACTGACGATCGTTCAGATTACCCGTTTGTGGCGTCCCAAAGCCTTTGAGAGTATGCCCCACAATCGCGCCTTCGCTTGGAGTCTCGGGTTGTTGGCTGGTGTAACCACCATGTTGGCCAATGCTGCCGGGCCTATCATCGCCCTCTATTTGTTGGCGTTGATGCTTCCTA
Coding sequences within it:
- a CDS encoding sulfite exporter TauE/SafE family protein, with protein sequence MTTFECVLLFIGAAGIGFSKSGFSGVSMLHVIIFAFVFGTKASTGVLLPMLVVGDFCAIYFFGKKANWPQVRKLLPPTLIGVVLGTLLMGQLDEAVFKPLVGTIILGLTIVQITRLWRPKAFESMPHNRAFAWSLGLLAGVTTMLANAAGPIIALYLLALMLPKLELVGTSAWLFLVINVFKLPFSYFLGLIDLNTLGIDLIFAPGVLVGMMLGSWLVHRIAQKAFDSFLLAFTAFAALRLILDPWMAAKVVEHPPAADVATILEGEAQHRNSI